In the Hordeum vulgare subsp. vulgare chromosome 7H, MorexV3_pseudomolecules_assembly, whole genome shotgun sequence genome, one interval contains:
- the LOC123409084 gene encoding U-box domain-containing protein 38-like, translated as MAIYHLSLAAVNQSKAARFPGASKALLRVASSAAEPMPIRRLALMVICKVGGCSKGRASLMDAGAVAAVSGILLSSHDVAELQEWCVAAIYALSRGSLRFRGLARAPDADKALRRVAEEGTSGGVRREMARKTLCAMQGDLDEEANLTSSSLECDDGDDCDGSIVSDGFMSFRFNYLKDRGFF; from the coding sequence ATGGCCATCTACCACCTCTCGCTGGCCGCCGTCAACCAGTCCAAGGCCGCCCGCTTCCCGGGGGCATCCAAGGCGCTCCTCAGGGTCGCGTCCAGCGCCGCCGAGCCCATGCCCATCCGCAGGCTGGCCCTCATGGTGATCTGCAAAGTGGGCGGCTGCTCGAAGGGCCGCGCCTCTCTGATGGACGCGGGCGCCGTCGCGGCCGTGTCCggcatcctcctctcctcccacgaCGTCGCCGAGCTGCAGGAGTGGTGTGTGGCGGCGATCTACGCGCTGAGCCGCGGTAGCCTCCGGTTCCGCGGCCTGGCGCGCGCGCCCGACGCAGACAAGGCCCTCCGCCGCGTGGCCGAGGAGGGGACCTCCGGCGGCGTCCGACGCGAGATGGCGAGGAAGACGCTGTGCGCCATGCAGGGCGACCTGGACGAGGAGGCGAACCTGACCAGCAGCAGCCTGGAGTGCGACGACGGGGACGACTGCGACGGGAGCATCGTGTCGGACGGGTTCATGTCGTTCCGGTTTAATTACCTAAAAGACAGGGGATTTTTTTAA